The following are from one region of the Microbacterium paraoxydans genome:
- a CDS encoding GNAT family N-acetyltransferase, translated as MDTVSLRPWSAADLPLLQAANDPEMTVHLNGPESAAEVQARHERYLRLVAEDEALMFVIVDDAGRPLGSIGAWRIAWQDEPAWETGWFVLPAAQGRRVAARTLALLVDVLRDRAGDGRSLLAFPAVDNPASNAVCQRGGFTLQGTLTEQFRGAELTVNAWVLDLAADSSAG; from the coding sequence GTGGACACCGTGAGCCTCCGGCCCTGGTCGGCCGCCGATCTCCCTCTCCTGCAGGCGGCGAACGACCCGGAGATGACGGTGCACCTCAACGGGCCGGAGAGTGCGGCGGAGGTGCAGGCGCGTCACGAGCGGTATCTGCGCCTCGTCGCGGAGGACGAGGCCCTGATGTTCGTGATCGTCGACGACGCCGGGCGGCCTCTCGGTTCCATCGGCGCGTGGCGGATCGCGTGGCAGGACGAGCCCGCGTGGGAGACCGGCTGGTTCGTACTGCCCGCTGCGCAGGGCCGGCGAGTGGCCGCCCGGACTCTGGCACTGCTCGTCGATGTCCTCCGCGATCGCGCAGGGGACGGGCGTTCGCTGCTCGCGTTCCCCGCGGTCGACAACCCGGCGTCGAACGCGGTGTGTCAGCGGGGCGGATTCACCCTTCAGGGAACCCTCACGGAGCAGTTCCGTGGGGCCGAGCTCACGGTCAACGCGTGGGTGCTCGACCTCGCCGCCGACTCCTCGGCGGGATGA